CCGTGCAGCCCCGGTTTTAGTTGCTGCTGATAAAGCCCCTCCGCAACGGTGCGATTGCTGCCGATGTGCAGCTGCCAGTGGCCGCCGGGATGGGTCGTATCGGGCAGCCATTGCCCCACCAGCAGGTTGAAACCGGTGAATTGGTTGGCGTCGATACCGCCCAAGTAGCCGGCCGGCGACTGCCCGCTGGCCAGATACCCCGTCACCAGCTCGCCCCGGCTGCGGCTGCCCTGGGGTTGGCTTGGGTTGCGTACATTGGTGAGCAGTGCCAGCCGCCCGGCCCGGCTCAGCGCCATCCAGCTGCCGCCGGCCGCGAGATCCCTGCCGCCCAGCCAGTCTGGCTGCTCCGGCCAAAAGCCCGCCGCGCGCGTGGGCCGGGCGTGCAGTTCATCGCGGTTTGCGGCAACGATCAGCCGCCACTGCGGGTGGTGTTGGTGGGCTATAAAAACAAGGCACATGGCTTTGGGGTTTCAGCTGGCGATGGAAGGCAGCATAATGCCCGCCTCTAGAGTGATACAACCCAATGGATGCCCTATGAAATACCCCGATTTAGACCCCGTCGCCTTTTCGATTGGCCCGGTTGAGTTGTTTGGCAGCAGTTGGGGGCCGCTCAGTGTGCATTGGTACGGGTTGATGTATCTGGCAGCGTTTTTGTGTGCAGGCTTTATTGCCAACCGCCGCGCGCGTAAAGCGCACAGCCCGGTGACGCCGGCGCAGGTGGAAGATCTCATCATGTACGGCGCCTTCGGGGTAATTCTGGGTGGGCGTTTTGGCTATGTGTTGTTCTACAACTTCGACCGCTTTCTGGAAGATCCGCTGTGGCTGATCCGCATTTGGGAAGGCGGCATGTCGTTCCACGGCGGCCTCTTGGGCGTACTGATTGCCATGTTCGTTTACGGGCGGCGCATCAACCGCGGCTTTTTCCAAATCACGGATTTTATCGCCCCTATTGTGCCCCTGGGCCTGGGCTTTGGGCGGCTCGGAAACTTTATTGGCCAGGAGTTGTGGGGCCGCCAGACGGATGGCCCATGGGGCATGGTATTCCCGCGCGACCCCGAGGCCTTGGCGCGCCATCCCTCGCAGCTTTATCAGGCGGCGCTCGAGGGCTTGCTGCTATTTATTATTCTCATTTGGTTCTCTGCCAAGCCGCGCCCGCGCATGGCTGTGAGCGGGCTTTTCCTCGTGTGTTATGGCAGCTTCCGGTTTTTGGTGGAGTTTGTGCGCGAGCCGGATAACCACATCAACTTCGACCTCTTTGGTTGGGTAACCCGCGGCCAGGTGTTGTCGGCGCCAATGATTTTGATCGGGCTGATCATGCTGGCACTGGCCTACCGCAAGGGCGCAGCCAACGCCAAAAACGCTAAATAACAAGGGGCAAATCATGCAGCAATATCTCGATTTAATGCGCCATGTGCGTGACCAGGGTGTACAAAAGGGCGATCGCACTGGCACCGGCACCAAGAGTGTATTCGGCTACCAGATGCGTTTTGATTTGGCCGAGGGTTTCCCCCTTGTGACCACCAAAAAGTGTCACCTGAAATCCATTATTCACGAGCTGTTGTGGTTTCTAAAAGGCGACACCAACACCCGCTACCTGAAACAAAACGGCGTGAAAATTTGGGATGAGTGGGCCACGGAATCGGGTGATCTAGGCCCGGTGTACGGCCATCAGTGGCGCTCCTGGGAGGGCCCCAACGGCGAGGTGGTTGATCAAATCACCGAGCTTGTGCAGATGATCAAAACCAAGCCCAATTCGCGCCGCCTGTTGATATCGGCCTGGAACCCCACCGCCCTGCCCGATGAATCCCTGTCGCCCCAGGAAAACGTGGCCCAGGGGCGCATGGCGTTGGCGCCCTGCCACACCCTGTTCCAGTTTTACGTGGCAGAGGGCAAGCTGTCTTGCCAGCTGTACCAGCGCAGCGCCGATATTTTTCTGGGGGTGCCGTTCAATATTGCCTCCTACGCGCTGCTCACATTAATGCTGGCGCAGGTATGCGACCTGGCGCCCGGTGATTTTGTGCACACCTTTGGCGATGCCCACCTCTACAGCAACCACGCAGAACAAGTAGAGCTGCAGCTTTCCCGCACACCCAAGCCTCTGCCCACCATGCGGCTCAACCCCGCGGTGAAAGACATCTTCAGCTTCACCTACGAAGACTTCGAGCTCACAGGTTACGACCCGGATCCGCACATCCCGGCACCTGTGGCCATTTAAGGATCTCCATGACAGAAATCGCACTCATCGTTGCCATGGCTGAAAACCGCACCATCGGGCGCGACAACCAGCTGCCCTGGCACCTGCCGGACGACCTGGCCTATTTCAAGCGCGTTACCCTGGGTAAGCCGATAATCATGGGTCGCAAAACCTATGAATCCATTGGGCGCCCTCTGCCGGGGCGCGCCAATCTGGTGGTTACCCGCCAGCCTGGCTGGGCCGCCGACGGTGTTACAGTCTGTAACTCTCTAGAGGCCGCCATCGCGCAGGCGCGCGCGCAAGCGCTGGCCGCGGGAGTCGACGAAGTGATGGTTATTGGCGGCAGTGAGATTTACGCACAGGCCCTGCCGGAAGCCAGCCGGTTATACTTGACCCAGGTGCACGCCCAGATAGACGGCGATGCGCATTTTCCACCGCTGGATGCGGGTCAGTGGCAGCAGGTTAGCGAAGATCGTCGGGCGTCAAGTGGTTCCAATCCGCACGACTATTCGTTTATAGTGCTGCGTCGAACGTGATTCTTGGCGCAATTTGCGGCAAGTTCACAGCGAGTCACCAAGCAGTTGTGTGTTTTTTGGGCTGGTGTTACCGCTATTGGATGTACATTCCGACAGTTGTTACCCATCTGTTACCGCGATGTTACCTAAAAGCACAAACTGATTTTGGGATTTCGTCTAGTCGTTGAATCTTGGCGAAGGGGGTCTTTACAATGCCTCCCTTAACTGTCGCCAGAGCAACGCGGATATACGTGTGTGTGGCAGTTGAACTGACGCATACAAGTTGATTGCAAAAGCACCCGAGTTGGGGGAACTATGAAGAAGCAACGATTGAAAGCCGTGGCCTTGTCCACCGTGCTTTCTGCAGGCGCACTGATTGGCAGTGTGGCCCAGGCAGACCAAACCCTGAATGCGATTCTGCAGACAGGCCAAGCTAAAACTACGGCGGCTAAGCAGTCTCAGAAGCGTATCGACAAGATCGCTGAAGACACCAACGCGCTGCTGCAGGAATTCAAAACTGTTAACAAGCAGATTGAAGGCTTGCGCGTTTACAACGCCCAGCAGGAAAAGCAGATTGCTAACCAGTTGGTGGTGTTGAAAGATCTGGAAGAGTCCATCGATCAAGTGACTGTGATGGAGCGTCAAATCCAGCCCCTGATCCTGCGCATGTTGGATGGCCTGGAGCAGTTCATCAATTTGGACGTGCCCTTCCACCTGGACGAGCGTCTGGAGCGTGTTGAACAGCTGCGCGCCAACCAGGAACGTGCCGACATTACCGTGGCCGAGAAATTCCGCCAGGTGCTTGAAGCCTACAAGATTGAATCTGAGTACGGTCGCAAGATCGATACCTACAAAGACACCCTGAACATCGGTGGTGTTGATCGCGAAGTGAACATTCTCCGCGTTGGCCGCGTTGCGTTGATGTACCAGACTACCGACACCAAGTTGTCCGGTGCCTGGGATGCCCGTCAAAAGGCATGGGTAGAGCTGGATTCCGGCGAATACCGTTCATCAATCCTGCAGGGTATCAAGATCGCCAAGAAACAAGCGACCAACGATATCATGGGCTTACCGATTCTGGCTCCGGAGGCTAAATAATGAAGATGTTTGCTAAGCGCTGCCTGATCGTTGCAGCCATGGGCTTGTTCGGCGCCAGCACTGCCGTTGCGCAGGACGACAAGGCCGCCTCACTGGACCAGCTGTTAAAGATGGTTCAAAACTCCAAAGTTTCCGAGTCTCGTGAACACAAACAGCGTGAAGCTGAGTTCCTGCGCGACAAGGCCAACCAGCAGTCTCTGCTGAACAAAGCCAAGGCCACCAAAGCGGCTGAAGAGCGTCGTTCAGAAGAGCTGGAAAAGAAATACAAAGAGCAAGAAATTCAGGTAGCAGCCAAGCGCAAGCAGCTGCAAGAGCGTTTGGGCTCACTGAAAGAATTGTTCGGCCACCTGACTTCAACTGCCGGTGACCTGCGTTCAAACGTAAACAACTCTGTTGTTTCTGCTGAGCTGGGCGATCGCACTGAATTCCTGGACACCCTGATCGACAAGATGAACTCTGCAACCAAACTGCCTTCAATCGAAGAGATTGAGCGCCTGTGGTTTGAAATGCAGCGTGAAACTATCGAAGGCGGTAAGGTTTCAAGCTTCCAGGCCAGCGTAATCAAGCCAAACGGCGACAAGTTGAATCAAACTGTTGTGCGCATCGGTAACTACAACCTGGTTTCCGAAGGCAAGTACCTGAGCTACACGCCCAAAGACGGCAAGATCGAAGAGCTGGTTCGTCAGCCCGATGATCACCTGTCTGGCGCAATGGCACTGCAAAACGCAGACAGCGGCTTTACCAAAGTAGGTATTGACCCCACTGGCCCATCAGGCGGTTCACTGCTGGCGGCGCTGATCAACAGCCCTTCACTGGAAGAGCGTTGGCACCAGGGCGGTACCGTGGGTTACATCATCTCTGCGGTGGGTGTATTCGCAGCCCTGCTGGCTCTGTGGCGCTTCATCGTGCTGATGGGTATCAGCAGCAAGGTTTCTGCCCAGCTGAAAGCACCTAAAGCCAACACCAACAACCCACTGGGTCGCGTGTTGAAAGTTGCCGAAGACAACCCAGGCATGGACGGTGAAACACTCGAGCTGAAACTCGAAGAAGCCGTACTGAAAGAGCGCCCTGCGATTGAATCTGGCCTGCAACTGTTGAAGATCATCTCTATGGTTGCCCCGCTGCTTGGTCTGTTGGGTACTGTGACCGGTATGATCGTAACCTTCCAGGCCATCACCATCTTCGGTGCAGGCGATCCTAAGGCCATGGCCGGCGGTATCTCCGGTGCTCTGGTAACTACGGTACTGGGTCTGGTAGTCGCTATTCCGACAGTTCTGATGCACACCCTGGTTAACACCAAGGCCAAGCGCGTTATCCACATTCTGGATGAGCAAAGCGCTGGCATCATTGCTGAAAACGCCGAAAAGAAGTAGGAGATAAACCATGTTGGCATTGATGGACGCGTTAGCAGCCATTGACGCCTTTATGGACTCGGGCGGCCCGATCCTTAAATGGATCGCCGTCCTGACCTTTGTCATGTGGACCCTCATTTTCGAGCGGGTTTGGTATTTCAAAGGCAGTCTGAAAGGCGACGTGCAAACTGCACTCGATAGCTGGGAGGCTCGTAAAGAGCGCAAATCCTGGGCTGCGCATCAGGTGCGGTACGCGCTGATTTCACGCATCTCGATTAAGATCAATAGCAACATGGACATGATCGCAGCAATGGTTGCGCTGTGTCCTCTGCTCGGTCTGCTCGGTACCGTGACGGGGATGATCGAGGTATTCAACATCCTGGCAGTGACCGGTGGTGGTGATGCCAAATCCATGGCGAGTGGTGTGTCTCAGGCCACCATTCCAACCATGGCTGGCATGGTAGCTGCGCTCTCGGGCGTATTTGCCAATACCTTCCTGACCCGAACAGCAGCCAATGAATCCCAGTTGCTGGCCGACCATCTCACGATGGATCATTAATCGCTAACGCGAGGCCAGGCGAAGCGGCGGGTCTTAGACCCGTCGCCCGTTAACCAGTTACAACGAGAACCGTCATGAGTAAAAGACCAACCCAAGAAGAGGAAGCCGGCGCGATCGATTTGACGCCCATGCTCGACGTGGTATTTATCATGTTGATCTTCTTCATCGTGACCGCATCGTTCATTAAAGAAGCCGGTATTGAAGTTAATCGCCCGGACGCTACTACTAGCCTCCTGAAAAAGAATGCCAACATTCTGGTTGCGATTAATGCCAATAACGAAATTTGGATTGCCAAGCAGCAAGTGGATGAGCGCGATATCAAATCGCACATTGAGCGTCTGCACGCAGAAAACCCGAAGGGTGCGT
This genomic stretch from Simiduia sp. 21SJ11W-1 harbors:
- a CDS encoding NRDE family protein — translated: MCLVFIAHQHHPQWRLIVAANRDELHARPTRAAGFWPEQPDWLGGRDLAAGGSWMALSRAGRLALLTNVRNPSQPQGSRSRGELVTGYLASGQSPAGYLGGIDANQFTGFNLLVGQWLPDTTHPGGHWQLHIGSNRTVAEGLYQQQLKPGLHGLSNASLNTPWPKVATGKRALERLVASSPDPAQLKHSLWDLLADCSQAPADQLPDTGVGQTAERLLSSRFIVSPEYGTRASTLLLCDALGHVAFLERSFDRQGACTGEVSFNFALSEKP
- the lgt gene encoding prolipoprotein diacylglyceryl transferase; amino-acid sequence: MKYPDLDPVAFSIGPVELFGSSWGPLSVHWYGLMYLAAFLCAGFIANRRARKAHSPVTPAQVEDLIMYGAFGVILGGRFGYVLFYNFDRFLEDPLWLIRIWEGGMSFHGGLLGVLIAMFVYGRRINRGFFQITDFIAPIVPLGLGFGRLGNFIGQELWGRQTDGPWGMVFPRDPEALARHPSQLYQAALEGLLLFIILIWFSAKPRPRMAVSGLFLVCYGSFRFLVEFVREPDNHINFDLFGWVTRGQVLSAPMILIGLIMLALAYRKGAANAKNAK
- a CDS encoding thymidylate synthase; this encodes MQQYLDLMRHVRDQGVQKGDRTGTGTKSVFGYQMRFDLAEGFPLVTTKKCHLKSIIHELLWFLKGDTNTRYLKQNGVKIWDEWATESGDLGPVYGHQWRSWEGPNGEVVDQITELVQMIKTKPNSRRLLISAWNPTALPDESLSPQENVAQGRMALAPCHTLFQFYVAEGKLSCQLYQRSADIFLGVPFNIASYALLTLMLAQVCDLAPGDFVHTFGDAHLYSNHAEQVELQLSRTPKPLPTMRLNPAVKDIFSFTYEDFELTGYDPDPHIPAPVAI
- the folA gene encoding type 3 dihydrofolate reductase, translated to MTEIALIVAMAENRTIGRDNQLPWHLPDDLAYFKRVTLGKPIIMGRKTYESIGRPLPGRANLVVTRQPGWAADGVTVCNSLEAAIAQARAQALAAGVDEVMVIGGSEIYAQALPEASRLYLTQVHAQIDGDAHFPPLDAGQWQQVSEDRRASSGSNPHDYSFIVLRRT
- a CDS encoding DUF3450 domain-containing protein, with the translated sequence MKKQRLKAVALSTVLSAGALIGSVAQADQTLNAILQTGQAKTTAAKQSQKRIDKIAEDTNALLQEFKTVNKQIEGLRVYNAQQEKQIANQLVVLKDLEESIDQVTVMERQIQPLILRMLDGLEQFINLDVPFHLDERLERVEQLRANQERADITVAEKFRQVLEAYKIESEYGRKIDTYKDTLNIGGVDREVNILRVGRVALMYQTTDTKLSGAWDARQKAWVELDSGEYRSSILQGIKIAKKQATNDIMGLPILAPEAK
- a CDS encoding MotA/TolQ/ExbB proton channel family protein, which encodes MKMFAKRCLIVAAMGLFGASTAVAQDDKAASLDQLLKMVQNSKVSESREHKQREAEFLRDKANQQSLLNKAKATKAAEERRSEELEKKYKEQEIQVAAKRKQLQERLGSLKELFGHLTSTAGDLRSNVNNSVVSAELGDRTEFLDTLIDKMNSATKLPSIEEIERLWFEMQRETIEGGKVSSFQASVIKPNGDKLNQTVVRIGNYNLVSEGKYLSYTPKDGKIEELVRQPDDHLSGAMALQNADSGFTKVGIDPTGPSGGSLLAALINSPSLEERWHQGGTVGYIISAVGVFAALLALWRFIVLMGISSKVSAQLKAPKANTNNPLGRVLKVAEDNPGMDGETLELKLEEAVLKERPAIESGLQLLKIISMVAPLLGLLGTVTGMIVTFQAITIFGAGDPKAMAGGISGALVTTVLGLVVAIPTVLMHTLVNTKAKRVIHILDEQSAGIIAENAEKK
- a CDS encoding MotA/TolQ/ExbB proton channel family protein; translated protein: MLALMDALAAIDAFMDSGGPILKWIAVLTFVMWTLIFERVWYFKGSLKGDVQTALDSWEARKERKSWAAHQVRYALISRISIKINSNMDMIAAMVALCPLLGLLGTVTGMIEVFNILAVTGGGDAKSMASGVSQATIPTMAGMVAALSGVFANTFLTRTAANESQLLADHLTMDH
- a CDS encoding biopolymer transporter ExbD; the protein is MSKRPTQEEEAGAIDLTPMLDVVFIMLIFFIVTASFIKEAGIEVNRPDATTSLLKKNANILVAINANNEIWIAKQQVDERDIKSHIERLHAENPKGALVIQADNDAQIEFVQKVIEAAREVSVLDVSVATEK